From a single Apium graveolens cultivar Ventura unplaced genomic scaffold, ASM990537v1 ctg8610, whole genome shotgun sequence genomic region:
- the LOC141705161 gene encoding heat stress transcription factor A-2b-like: MLQMRTELAHDQGEPYSKLNFLRSIYKRGGVTYTNLQQPEQHVLRDEKSSQHSSDGERLIQEAELEQLESDTDRLRTEIMNIQKEQENADNYLLSIKERLRRTEQKQQQMFISLAKAFQNPLFSEILMQQLRPKEALETAGTSKKQKLIAPQCNKGPAEASYYPIYAKRYK, translated from the coding sequence ATGCTACAAATGCGGACTGAGTTGGCTCATGATCAGGGAGAACCATATTCAAAACTCAATTTTTTGAGAAGCATCTACAAGAGAGGCGGTGTTACTTATACCAATTTACAGCAACCTGAGCAGCATGTCTTAAGGGATGAAAAGAGTTCACAGCATTCAAGTGATGGAGAGCGCCTTATACAGGAGGCAGAACTCGAACAATTAGAGAGTGATACCGACAGGTTGAGGACTGAAATTATGAATATCCAAAAGGAACAGGAGAATGCAGATAATTATCTGTTATCTATTAAAGAGAGGCTGAGAAGGACTGAACAGAAGCAACAGCAGATGTTCATTAGCTTGGCCAAAGCATTTCAGAACCCCTTATTTAGCGAGATTCTTATGCAGCAGCTCAGGCCGAAAGAAGCACTGGAGACTGCTGGAACTTCAAAGAAACAAAAGCTGATTGCTCCACAGTGCAACAAAGGTCCAGCTGAGGCATCCTATTATCCTATATATGCAAAAAGATATAAATAG
- the LOC141705159 gene encoding uncharacterized protein LOC141705159: protein MLAYGIGTDAVDDYVCIGTSTAIECLKKFVTNIILIFESEYLRKPNSNDVQRLIKMGKARGFPGMMGSIDYMHLQWKNCPKAWKGMFMRGHKGVPTILLNVVASSDLWI, encoded by the coding sequence ATGTTGGCATATGGAATTGGAACGGATGCAGTTGATGATTATGTGTGCATTGGTACGTCCACTGCAATTGAATGCTTGAAAAAATTTGTTAccaatattattttaatttttgagaGTGAATATTTGCGAAAGCCAAACTCAAATGATGTACAACGTCTCATAAAAATGGGAAAGGCTCGCGGTTTTCCCGGAATGATGGGGAGTATTGACTACATGCATTTGCAGTGGAAAAATTGCCCTAAAGCATGGAAAGGGATGTTCATGAGGGGTCATAAAGGAGTTCCAACAATATTGCTTAATGTTGTTGCCTCATCGGACCTATGGATATGA
- the LOC141705160 gene encoding uncharacterized protein LOC141705160 — MGYVHETIPRPQGEKRKLFSKYQEGHRKNVEMTFGVLQSQFAIVHDPTQFWDKEDLAKIMRACIILHNMIVEDERDTYVTPFGALPSYDDATYGLPPPNLGEESLASNEMYIGRTIQLCNRQKHRQLQFDLVEHITMFHNND, encoded by the coding sequence ATGGGCTACGTTCATGAAACAATTCCACGCCCACAGGGTGAAAAGAGAAAATTGTTCTCCAAATATCAAGAAGGTCATCGAAAAAACGTAGAAATGACATTTGGCGTGTTGCAATCTCAATTTGCAATTGTACATGATCCAACACAATTTTGGGATAAAGAAGATCTCGCTAAAATAATGAGAGCGTGTATTATACTACATAATATGATCGTTGAGGATGAGAGAGACACATACGTCACTCCCTTCGGCGCTTTACCATCTTACGATGATGCAACATATGGCTTACCGCCTCCAAACTTAGGCGAAGAATCTTTAGCCTCTAATGAAATGTATATCGGAAGGACTATCCAACTTTGTAACAGGCAGAAACATCGTCAACTACAATTCGATCTGGTTGAGCATATCACAATGTTCCATAATAATGATTAA
- the LOC141705193 gene encoding auxin efflux carrier component 5-like, which produces MHSCNMLWLHFEMPSIMEECILIVSKAAVGTYMFCLGLFMAINKKIDENWSIGVPITGILWRFIMGPICWGLACLYLGLDGEVLKATIIQATLPPAYLSFYYAQEYRIDIDCISHG; this is translated from the exons ATGCACTCCTGCAACATGCTTTG GTTGCATTTTGAGATGCCAAGCATTATGGAGGAATGTATTTTGATTGTGTCGAAAGCAGCTGTGGGCACTTACATGTTCTGCTTGG GTTTATTCATGGCAATTAATAAAAAGATAGATGAAAATTGGTCGATTGGAGTCCCTATTACCGGCATCCTTTGGAGGTTTATCATGGGACCAATTTGTTGGGGCCTTGCCTGTCTTTATTTAGGATTAGATGGTGAAGTGTTAAAGGCAACAATAATCCAG GCGACACTTCCTCCAGCATATTTATCTTTCTATTATGCTCAAGAATATAGAATAGATATCGATTGCATTAGCCATGGGTAA